From Elusimicrobiaceae bacterium:
CATATGCCAGCCCCGCTTCAAGCGCGGCTTTGCCGCAGGTTGTGCAGGAAAGGCCTTTAAGCTCTTTCGCCATGATGATCCGGTCGGTCAGCGCGAAATAATGGGGATCCATGAATTCCAGCGCTTTCAGGATCGTCAGGTCCGACAGTTCCGCCGTATTCTTGTCGGGGTAATGCGACAGATCCGCCGATATTACGCACAGCGTTGTTTCTGTGTCCACCGCTTCCGCCAGCGCGCGGCCCGTTTTTACGGCGGCATCCGTGTCGAGATCGCCCAGCGCTACCGGGATGATCCTGAAATCTTTCAGTATTGTCTGCAGAAAAGGCAGCTGCACTTCTATTGAATGTTCCTTTTCGTGCGCCCTGGGCAGGTTCTTAAACAGCCGGTTCTTTAGCAGTCCGGCTATTGTTTCGGTGTCCGCTGCAACCGTGCCGAGCGGAGTTTCGAAATCTTCCGAGGTCAAAAGCGCACCCTGCCCGGCCGACGCATGCGCCGTGCCCAGTATGATAACCGTTTTATAGCTGTCAGCCAGGCGGCGGTAAACTTTCCCGGCCGCTTCGCCGGAAAAGGTATAGCCGGCGTGCGGAACCAGCGCCGCCTCGGCGTGCACTGCGGGTTCGCCTTTTTCCGGCGCAAGAAACCGATTCATCAGGTCCCGCAGTTCCTGCCTGTCCGCCGGATAGAATTGCCCGCAGGCATAACATGCGCGCGCTTCGGCGCGCGCCGGAACCTGCCATGCAGGCAGTGCCAGAGCGGCGGTCAGCACGGCGATTTTTAAAGCCGGTTTTAAAGGCATCGTTTTTTACCGGGGGGCTGTTGCGGCCGGACTGTCCAGCCGTCCGCCGGCGGCGCGCCGCACGCTGCCGCCGTTATTGATGCGCTGGCGGCAAACACCCGCCGCTGCTTCCGGCAGGAAGCAGCGGCAGCGGCAGCGCAGGCATTGCGCGCCAAGGCAGGTTTTTCGCTGCGCGGTTTCCGTGACGGCGATCCTGCTCGCCGGGCGCAGCAGCCCCGCGCGCGAAAAAGCGAACAGCGCGGCCAGCATGATGATCGCCGTTAGCGGTACGAACGCCGCCAGCCGGGCCGCGCCGCCAGCCCCGCGCGCGGGAGCGGAAGTCACAGATCGTGATGTTCGGCGATTATGTTCCACGCTTCCTTGCCCGTTTCCGCAAACCGGAACAGATTGACGTCTTCGGCGTTGATAACGCCGTAGTCAACCAGTTTCTTGAAATTGATCACATCGGTCCAGTATTTCTTTCCGACCAGAATGATCGGGAACCGGCGTTTCTTTTCGGTCTGTACCAGTGTCATCGCCTCGAACAGTTCGTCAAACGTGCCGAACCCGCCGGGGAATACCACCAGCGCTTTTGACCGCATCATGAAATGCATCTTGCGGATCGCGAAATAATGGAACCGGAACGCGAAATCCGGCGACACATAAGGGTTCGGGCCCTGCTCGTGCGGCAGTGTTATGTTAAGCCCGATGCTCTTGACGCCCGCTTCGTAGGATCCGCGGTTGGCGGCTTCCATTATGCCGGGCCCGCCGCCGGTAACTATCATGAATTTGCCTTTGGTGTTCTGAGCCACCAGATGACCGAACTCGCGCGCAACCTCATAATATTTCGCCATCTTCAGCAGGTTTTTCGCGCCCAGCAGCTTGTTGCAGAGAATTTTATTGTCCGGCTGAAGCTGGCAGGCTTTTGTCAGTTCGCGAATCCGGGCAAGAGCGGTTTCCTTCGAGCAGATGCGCGCGCTGCCGAACACTACGATGGTGGAATCCACTCCGTATTCCGAAAGCGTCATTTCGGGCTTGAGCAGTTCCAGCTGAAAACGCATGGGGCGCAGTTCTTCCATGCTCATGAAGTCCTGGTCGTGGTACGCTTTGCGGTATGACGGAGCGGCATGCAGCGCGGCCACCATTTTCTCCTTGTCTATATGTTTTTCCGGCTGAAACACCCGGCTTTTCCTGAGCTGGTTTTTCACTTTTTTTGAAAGCATTTCGATTTCTCCTTTGCTGAAGTGCGTGTATGGGCGGTGTGCCCGTTTTTCAAAAACTTTTCCGTGGCGGCGGCTATCCCCTGGTCATCCAGCCCGAGCAGGCTGTATAACTGGGCGGGTTTGCCCTGTGTCACATACTCATCGCCGATACCAAGCATTTTGAGCCGGAAGTCCCTGCCCGCCGCCGTCAGATATTCGGCGACGGAGGAGCCGAACCCGCCGGCCAGCACGTTATCCTCCACGGTGACCACAAAGCTGCTGTCCGTCAGGGCTTCCTCTATTATCGCGGTGTCGAGCGGTTTGATGAAGCGGATGTTTATGACTCCGCAGTCCAGCCCTTTGCCGGCCAGGCTTTCCGCCGCGCGCAGTGCCGGACAGACCCTGTTCCCGGCGGCGATTATCGTGCAGTCCCTGCCCCGGCGCAGCCATTCGCCTTTCCCGAACGGCAGATCTTTCAGGTCGGAATCGAGCGCGACGCCCTCGCCTGCGCCGCGCGGATAGCGGACCGTTACCGGTTTGCCGCAGTCCACGGCGGTTTTCAGCGCATGCTGAAGCTCGTTCTCGTCTTTCGGCGCGATGATGCTCATGCCGGGAATGTTCCGGAGAAAACTGTAGTCGAATACGCCGTGATGCGTCGGCCCGTCCTCGCCCACAACGCCCGCCCGGTCGAGCGCAAGCACCACCGGCAGATCCTGCAGGCAGACATCGTGCATCGCCTGATCGTAAGCGCGCTGCATGAACGACGAGTATAACGCCACCACCGGTTTCGCCCCGTCGGCTGCCAGGCCGGCCGCGAACGTCACCGCGTGTTCCTCGGCTATTCCCACGTCGTAGTAACGGCCGGGATATCTGTCGCGGAACGCATCGAGCCCGGTGCCTTCGGGCATGGCGGCGGTTATCGCGGTCAGTTTTTCATCGGCGGCGGCAAGTTTTAGCATGGTGTT
This genomic window contains:
- the amrB gene encoding AmmeMemoRadiSam system protein B, which codes for MPLKPALKIAVLTAALALPAWQVPARAEARACYACGQFYPADRQELRDLMNRFLAPEKGEPAVHAEAALVPHAGYTFSGEAAGKVYRRLADSYKTVIILGTAHASAGQGALLTSEDFETPLGTVAADTETIAGLLKNRLFKNLPRAHEKEHSIEVQLPFLQTILKDFRIIPVALGDLDTDAAVKTGRALAEAVDTETTLCVISADLSHYPDKNTAELSDLTILKALEFMDPHYFALTDRIIMAKELKGLSCTTCGKAALEAGLAYAAAAGANRAQQVAYANSAQSQYGSASSVVGYGGMLFLKTPNAPAAAISLTKQQKRHLLKLAREALHSGITGARFQIPHTSDPVLNLPAAVFVTLTKKGTLRGCLGTVELHGALNDAVAYYARAAATSDYRFAPLAPKEENDVTIEISILSKPAVAAGWRAIKPAVHGVIVVSGGKSGVFLPQVWEKLKTREEFLSELCTQKAGLAANCYTAKDTTLLTFTASHFSENDSFNSEGRFLHPD
- a CDS encoding TIGR00730 family Rossman fold protein; amino-acid sequence: MLSKKVKNQLRKSRVFQPEKHIDKEKMVAALHAAPSYRKAYHDQDFMSMEELRPMRFQLELLKPEMTLSEYGVDSTIVVFGSARICSKETALARIRELTKACQLQPDNKILCNKLLGAKNLLKMAKYYEVAREFGHLVAQNTKGKFMIVTGGGPGIMEAANRGSYEAGVKSIGLNITLPHEQGPNPYVSPDFAFRFHYFAIRKMHFMMRSKALVVFPGGFGTFDELFEAMTLVQTEKKRRFPIILVGKKYWTDVINFKKLVDYGVINAEDVNLFRFAETGKEAWNIIAEHHDL
- the dxs gene encoding 1-deoxy-D-xylulose-5-phosphate synthase — protein: MKILPRISTPQDVRHLRQELLPELCGEIRETIVSTISHTGGHLGSSLGTVEIITALHYVFDTPADKLVFDTGHQAYTHKLLTGRYEKFGTIRQLGGLSGFLKRHESECDSFGAGHASTALSAALGMAAARDQRGGTNKVVAIVSDGCMTGGMAYEALQNAGQLGKDILVLVNDNQMFISNRVGSLGTFLTKLLTKESVQKVEQRMEDFLKRKFETFGDGLVKVARRARVMLFPGMLFEEMGFTYYGPVDGHNVNQLIETLRTVKNIKGPVILHVVTQKGKGYQPAEEKPIAYHGVGIFDKEAGVQNKSEARSAPSYTKVFSNTMLKLAAADEKLTAITAAMPEGTGLDAFRDRYPGRYYDVGIAEEHAVTFAAGLAADGAKPVVALYSSFMQRAYDQAMHDVCLQDLPVVLALDRAGVVGEDGPTHHGVFDYSFLRNIPGMSIIAPKDENELQHALKTAVDCGKPVTVRYPRGAGEGVALDSDLKDLPFGKGEWLRRGRDCTIIAAGNRVCPALRAAESLAGKGLDCGVINIRFIKPLDTAIIEEALTDSSFVVTVEDNVLAGGFGSSVAEYLTAAGRDFRLKMLGIGDEYVTQGKPAQLYSLLGLDDQGIAAATEKFLKNGHTAHTRTSAKEKSKCFQKK